A genomic segment from Lignipirellula cremea encodes:
- a CDS encoding DUF1588 domain-containing protein, with product MLNMKLTVAIAFHASLILPGASVAIADSPELQFASFEESQSEYERAVKPVFARYCVACHGSETAEKDLNLLTLPPDMKATTSAARWAVVLAQLSLQKMPPPDEPQPGASEVEAIAAWIKAELKRSGKHVAMREEYHNGNVVEHDLLFGAKPTAPLEAPPRVRRLSPEIYAAFVNEVGRDANVGQPFSPPGGTTFADMGAPQLDEPTTSQLLDNALLIVNQLTLHTLEAGEARPQRGAPKQLVKLFDEKNPASDAEVETAIGYLFDHVLRRQPTPDELARFKTLLQKNIADAGRETGVKFALAAVLLLPEAVLRSERGEAANAAGRVRLAPREIAFALAYALTDRRPESWLLAEADQGKLDTQDGVAAAVRRMLDDPKLNKPRIMRFFREYFDYETALEVFKNPDDGVEHLPRQLVADTERLIEWILERDEQVLYELLTTQKSFVNYRWDSKKQEGAKASDGAAHLAYGLPPDWKWTADQPIDLPANQRAGILTQPAWLVAVSKSDDNDVIHRGKWVRERLLGNVVPDIPITVDAQLPIAPEQTLRQRMAVTQEQYCWQCHRLMNRVGYPFEMYDHYGRFRTVEQVLDPAATAANLDAKGKHLGDVLQGIPADIRGGIEFVGDTRVEGDVSGAVELLHKLAASERVEQVFIRHAFRYWLARNETPGDAASLQAAQQAYRTSNGSMKALIAALLSSESFLYRRTES from the coding sequence ATGCTAAACATGAAACTCACCGTCGCCATCGCCTTCCACGCCAGCCTCATACTTCCTGGCGCGTCGGTCGCCATCGCCGATTCGCCCGAGCTGCAGTTCGCCAGCTTCGAGGAAAGTCAAAGCGAGTACGAGCGGGCGGTGAAGCCGGTCTTCGCCAGGTACTGCGTCGCCTGCCATGGGTCGGAGACGGCTGAGAAGGACCTGAACCTGTTGACCCTTCCGCCCGATATGAAAGCGACCACCAGCGCCGCCCGGTGGGCGGTCGTCCTCGCGCAGTTGTCGCTGCAAAAAATGCCGCCCCCGGACGAACCGCAACCGGGCGCAAGCGAGGTGGAGGCGATCGCCGCCTGGATCAAGGCCGAGCTGAAACGGTCCGGCAAGCATGTCGCCATGCGCGAGGAATATCATAACGGCAATGTGGTCGAGCACGATCTGCTGTTCGGAGCGAAGCCGACCGCCCCGCTGGAAGCTCCCCCGCGCGTCCGCCGACTGAGCCCCGAGATTTACGCCGCGTTCGTCAACGAGGTGGGCCGCGACGCCAATGTCGGTCAGCCCTTCTCGCCGCCGGGCGGAACGACCTTCGCCGACATGGGCGCGCCGCAGCTTGACGAACCGACCACCAGCCAACTGCTTGACAATGCGCTGTTGATCGTCAACCAGCTCACTCTGCACACGCTGGAAGCGGGCGAGGCCAGGCCGCAACGCGGCGCCCCAAAACAGCTGGTGAAGCTCTTCGACGAGAAAAACCCGGCGTCCGACGCCGAAGTAGAAACGGCGATCGGCTATCTGTTCGACCATGTCCTCCGGCGACAGCCGACGCCGGACGAACTGGCCAGGTTCAAGACCTTGCTACAAAAGAATATCGCGGACGCTGGACGCGAGACAGGCGTCAAGTTTGCGCTGGCCGCCGTGCTGTTGCTGCCGGAAGCGGTGCTTCGTTCGGAACGCGGCGAAGCGGCGAACGCCGCCGGTCGGGTGCGCTTGGCCCCGCGCGAGATCGCCTTCGCCCTGGCGTACGCCCTGACAGATCGTCGCCCGGAAAGCTGGCTGCTGGCGGAAGCGGACCAGGGGAAACTCGATACCCAGGACGGCGTCGCCGCGGCCGTGCGGAGAATGCTCGACGACCCCAAGCTCAACAAGCCGCGGATCATGCGTTTCTTCCGCGAGTACTTCGACTACGAGACGGCGCTCGAGGTTTTCAAGAACCCCGACGACGGCGTCGAGCATCTGCCCAGGCAGCTGGTGGCGGACACCGAACGTTTAATCGAATGGATTCTGGAACGGGATGAGCAAGTTCTCTACGAACTGTTGACCACGCAAAAGAGCTTCGTCAACTATCGCTGGGATAGCAAAAAACAAGAAGGCGCCAAGGCGTCGGACGGCGCGGCGCACCTGGCTTATGGCTTGCCGCCGGATTGGAAATGGACGGCCGATCAGCCTATCGATCTGCCGGCCAATCAAAGGGCCGGCATTCTCACGCAACCCGCCTGGCTGGTCGCTGTATCCAAGAGCGACGACAACGATGTGATCCATCGCGGCAAATGGGTGCGCGAGCGGTTGCTGGGCAACGTGGTGCCCGATATCCCCATCACGGTTGACGCGCAGTTGCCGATCGCGCCCGAGCAAACGCTTCGCCAGCGAATGGCCGTGACCCAGGAACAGTACTGCTGGCAGTGCCATCGGTTGATGAACCGAGTCGGCTACCCGTTTGAAATGTACGATCACTACGGCCGTTTTCGCACGGTCGAGCAGGTGCTGGATCCGGCCGCGACGGCCGCGAATCTCGACGCTAAAGGGAAGCACCTGGGCGATGTACTCCAAGGCATTCCAGCCGACATTCGCGGAGGAATCGAGTTCGTCGGCGACACGCGCGTCGAAGGCGACGTATCGGGCGCCGTGGAACTTCTGCACAAGCTGGCCGCGTCGGAGCGGGTCGAGCAGGTCTTCATCCGGCACGCGTTCCGCTACTGGTTAGCCCGCAACGAAACGCCCGGCGACGCCGCGTCCCTGCAGGCGGCGCAGCAAGCGTATCGAACAAGTAATGGCAGTATGAAAGCGCTGATCGCCGCCTTGCTTAGTAGTGAATCCTTTTTATATCGCCGAACAGAATCATAA